The Alosa sapidissima isolate fAloSap1 chromosome 16, fAloSap1.pri, whole genome shotgun sequence genome has a segment encoding these proteins:
- the pla2g12b gene encoding group XIIB secretory phospholipase A2-like protein isoform X2, with protein MQLIRVLALLLLCVSPGRTASLIHARKALEETEAPAVTEEAPVTNSPAEEPLVADSLAEEPLVADSPSEEPLVADSPAEEPLVADSPAKEPLVADSPAEEPLVVNSQTVESPAMDGPIVDDSPAADSPAEEETLMADSPVQPEEEADASAGDIQVADEPALDSPAEEAAVGEAPAMDAPADATGAVDTPAGEEAPGDAPVADQMAADAPADDTVVGEAPVEEMMADVPVDEGMTADATVDEMMAADAPSEDIPADLHMNTFPLDDDEDITSPLPSSFQATTEGDWAMTSIRQSFQAVNGYFDSLVELMGGRNGVCQYKCRYGKTPTPRIGYVMPEANGCSSSLLGFEFDLGIPAMTKCCNQLDVCYDTCSSNKNRCDSKFRWCLHGICSELKKSLGFVSKVEVCESMADAMYNTVWTLGCRSYMSSQRAACFCEGTERDEL; from the exons ATGCAGCTCATACGGGTCCTCGCTCTGCTCCTGCTCTGCGTCTCTCCCGGGAGAACGGCCAGTCTGATCCACGCCAGGAAGGCCCTGGAGGAGACAGAAGCTCCAGCCGTCACCGAGGAGGCCCCTGTGACCAACAGCCCAGCTGAGGAGCCTCTAGTGGCCGATAGCTTGGCTGAAGAGCCCCTAGTGGCCGATAGCCCGTCCGAAGAGCCCCTAGTGGCCGATAGCCCGGCCGAAGAGCCCCTAGTAGCCGATAGCCCGGCCAAAGAGCCCCTAGTAGCCGATAGCCCGGCTGAGGAGCCCCTAGTGGTGAATAGCCAGACTGTGGAGTCCCCTGCCATGGATGGTCCAATCGTGGACGACAGTCCAGCAGCAGATTCTC CCGCTGAGGAGGAAACCCTAATGGCTGACTCTCCAGTCCAACCCGAAGAGGAGGCAGATGCCTCTGCAGGGGACATCCAGGTTGCTGACGAGCCCGCTCTGGACAGCCCAGCCGAGGAGGCTGCTGTTGGGGAGGCTCCTGCGATGGATGCCCCAGCTGATGCCACTGGAGCTGTGGACACCCCAGCCGGTGAAGAGGCTCCCGGGGACGCTCCTGTCGCTGACCAAATGGCCGCCGATGCCCCTGCGGACGACACTGTGGTGGGAGAAGCCCCTGTAGAGGAAATGATGGCTGATGTGCCTGTGGATGAGGGAATGACTGCTGATGCCACTGTGGATGAAATGATGGCGGCCGACGCGCCTTCTGAAGATATCCCAGCTGACCTCCACATGAACACCTTCCCTCTGGATGATGACGAGGACATCACATCTCCTCTCCCAAGCAGTTTCCAGGCCACTACGGAGGGCGACTGGGCCATGACCTCCATCAGGCAGAGCTTCCAGGCCGTCAACGGCTACTTCGACTCGCTGGTAGAGCTGATGGGAGGCCGAAACGGAGTGTGCCAATACAAGTGCCGATAcg GAAAAACACCCACCCCTCGCATTGGCTACGTCATGCCGGAAGCCAATGGCTGCAGCTCCTCTCTACTGGGTTTCGAG TTTGACCTGGGCATCCCTGCCATGACCAAATGCTGTAACCAGCTGGACGTGTGCTACGACACCTGCAGCTCCAACAAGAACCGTTGCGACTCAAAGTTCCGCTGGTGTCTCCATGGCATCTGTTCCGAGCTCAAGAAGAGCCTGGGCTTCGTGTCAAAGGTCGAAG TGTGCGAGTCTATGGCGGATGCCATGTACAACACGGTGTGGACGCTGGGCTGCAGGTCCTACATGAGCAGCCAGAGGGCAGCGTGCTTCTGTGAGGGTACGGAGAGGGACGAGCTGTGA
- the pla2g12b gene encoding group XIIB secretory phospholipase A2-like protein isoform X1, translating into MQLIRVLALLLLCVSPGRTASLIHARKALEETEAPAVTEEAPVTNSPAEEPLVADSLAEEPLVADSPSEEPLVADSPAEEPLVADSPAKEPLVADSPAEEPLVVNSQTVESPAMDGPIVDDSPAADSPAEEETLMADSPVQPEEEADASAGDIQVADEPALDSPAEEAAVGEAPAMDAPADATGAVDTPAGEEAPGDAPVADQMAADAPADDTVVGEAPVEEMMADVPVDEGMTADATVDEMMAADAPSEDIPADLHMNTFPLDDDEDITSPLPSSFQATTEGDWAMTSIRQSFQAVNGYFDSLVELMGGRNGVCQYKCRYGKTPTPRIGYVMPEANGCSSSLLGFEVDSFDLGIPAMTKCCNQLDVCYDTCSSNKNRCDSKFRWCLHGICSELKKSLGFVSKVEVCESMADAMYNTVWTLGCRSYMSSQRAACFCEGTERDEL; encoded by the exons ATGCAGCTCATACGGGTCCTCGCTCTGCTCCTGCTCTGCGTCTCTCCCGGGAGAACGGCCAGTCTGATCCACGCCAGGAAGGCCCTGGAGGAGACAGAAGCTCCAGCCGTCACCGAGGAGGCCCCTGTGACCAACAGCCCAGCTGAGGAGCCTCTAGTGGCCGATAGCTTGGCTGAAGAGCCCCTAGTGGCCGATAGCCCGTCCGAAGAGCCCCTAGTGGCCGATAGCCCGGCCGAAGAGCCCCTAGTAGCCGATAGCCCGGCCAAAGAGCCCCTAGTAGCCGATAGCCCGGCTGAGGAGCCCCTAGTGGTGAATAGCCAGACTGTGGAGTCCCCTGCCATGGATGGTCCAATCGTGGACGACAGTCCAGCAGCAG ATTCTCCCGCTGAGGAGGAAACCCTAATGGCTGACTCTCCAGTCCAACCCGAAGAGGAGGCAGATGCCTCTGCAGGGGACATCCAGGTTGCTGACGAGCCCGCTCTGGACAGCCCAGCCGAGGAGGCTGCTGTTGGGGAGGCTCCTGCGATGGATGCCCCAGCTGATGCCACTGGAGCTGTGGACACCCCAGCCGGTGAAGAGGCTCCCGGGGACGCTCCTGTCGCTGACCAAATGGCCGCCGATGCCCCTGCGGACGACACTGTGGTGGGAGAAGCCCCTGTAGAGGAAATGATGGCTGATGTGCCTGTGGATGAGGGAATGACTGCTGATGCCACTGTGGATGAAATGATGGCGGCCGACGCGCCTTCTGAAGATATCCCAGCTGACCTCCACATGAACACCTTCCCTCTGGATGATGACGAGGACATCACATCTCCTCTCCCAAGCAGTTTCCAGGCCACTACGGAGGGCGACTGGGCCATGACCTCCATCAGGCAGAGCTTCCAGGCCGTCAACGGCTACTTCGACTCGCTGGTAGAGCTGATGGGAGGCCGAAACGGAGTGTGCCAATACAAGTGCCGATAcg GAAAAACACCCACCCCTCGCATTGGCTACGTCATGCCGGAAGCCAATGGCTGCAGCTCCTCTCTACTGGGTTTCGAGGTAGATTCT TTTGACCTGGGCATCCCTGCCATGACCAAATGCTGTAACCAGCTGGACGTGTGCTACGACACCTGCAGCTCCAACAAGAACCGTTGCGACTCAAAGTTCCGCTGGTGTCTCCATGGCATCTGTTCCGAGCTCAAGAAGAGCCTGGGCTTCGTGTCAAAGGTCGAAG TGTGCGAGTCTATGGCGGATGCCATGTACAACACGGTGTGGACGCTGGGCTGCAGGTCCTACATGAGCAGCCAGAGGGCAGCGTGCTTCTGTGAGGGTACGGAGAGGGACGAGCTGTGA
- the LOC121685907 gene encoding uncharacterized protein C6orf118-like isoform X1: protein MFRFDDTKPNPAMCDLQSPQPSDLLWERQKLLQGLERAHNADIKAYVSGHLSPNSFHQKRPYGRPKRPIWAMAEAPGEDWELDLEAFVREQQESTALVEDMKEAMTDFTTATTSLQGLDLREDGGSEPRSTRERSRRTAQPRPVLDTSEVFLVKPQRDAACERPATGGNKCGEQQVDQGRFWFTRTHLAGLTRKDQLRMMRQFGLSVVKRQDLTERHCMSGSKVAEAHERKLKQELHKLPVQPGPSRDRLRVFSDVFSDVCDGSPTFGSLLREIKEEYDIYLNSILKFQSCPQDMSVIGTPRELESGIVGEMELEEAEKEVSALAAEARKALEENDRVRNEYLHARDRCPEISEEKAADQEVESPEQQEEEAVSVVESIQPKRQLVWRVWEEVQTLEKEIKENMVSTATTSTTEKYIRDAKTEILHLLTANEHLKTSNEDMESNVSAALGGVGVSEEMKEEIWRRIRNALVVTNEEKIVPTQ, encoded by the exons ATGTTTCGATTCGACGACACAAAACCAAATCCAG CAATGTGTGACCTGCAGAGCCCACAGCCCTCTGATCTCCTGTGGGAGCGTCAGAAGCTGCTTCAGGGCCTGGAGAGGGCCCATAATGCCGACATCAAAGCCTATGTCTCCGGTCACCTCAGCCCTAACAGTTTCCATCAAAAGAGGCCTTATGGGAGGCCGAAGAGGCCCATTTGGGCGATGGCCGAGGCCCCCGGCGAGGATTGGGAGCTGGACTTGGAGGCTTTCGTGAGGGAGCAGCAGGAGAGCACTGCCCTAGTGGAGGACATGAAGGAGGCCATGACCGACTTCACCACGGCCACCACCTCCCTTCAGGGCTTAGACCTGAGGGAAGACGGCGGGAGTGAGCCTCGCTCCACAAGAGAGAGGAGCCGCAGGACAGCACAGCCCAGGCCAGTGCTGGACACGTCCGAGGTCTTCCTGGTCAAACCCCAGCGAGACGCAGCATGCGAAAGGCCTGCCACTGGGGGCAACAAATGTGGGGAGCAGCAGGTGGACCAGGGCAGGTTCTGGTTCACTCGGACCCATCTGGCCGGCCTGACCCGGAAGGACCAGCTGAGGATGATGAGGCAGTTCGGCCTGAgtgtggtgaagaggcaggACCTGACGGAAAGGCACTGCATGAGCGGGAGCAAGGTTGCCGAGGCCCACGAGAGGAAACTGAAGCAG GAACTACACAAACTCCCTGTCCAGCCGGGTCCCAGCAGAGATCGTCTCAGGGTGTTCAGTGACGTCTTCTCTGACGTGTGTGACGGGTCGCCTACGTTTGGCAGCCTCCTCAGAGAAATCAAG GAGGAATATGATATCTACCTGAACTCCATTCTTAAGTTCCAGTCTTGCCCTCAGGATATG TCCGTAATTGGCACTCCGAGGGAGCTGGAGAGCGGGATTGTGGGGGAGATGGAGCTTGAGGAGGCTGAGAAGGAGGTATCGGCACTGGCTGCTGAGGCTCGCAAAGCCCTGGAGGAGAACGACAG AGTCAGAAATGAGTACCTGCATGCTCGGGACAGATGCCCAGAAATCTCAGAGGAGAAAG CAGCTGACCAGGAAGTGGAAAGCCCGgaacagcaggaggaggaggccgtGTCTGTGGTGGAGAGCATCCAGCCCAAGAGGCAGCTGGTGTGGAGAGTGTGGGAGGAGGTCCAGACCCTGGAGAAGGAGATCAAAGAGAACATGGTCTCCActgccaccacctccaccacagagAAGTACATCCGGGACGCCAAG ACTGAAATCCTGCATCTGCTAACTGCAAATGAACATTTGAAGACTAGCAACGAG GATATGGAGAGTAACGTCAGCGCTGCTCTGGGCGGTGTGGGGGTCAGCGAGGAGATGAAGGA agAGATTTGGAGGAGGATCAGGAATGCTCTGGTGGTCACCAATGAAGAGAAGATTGTCCCCACCCAGTAA
- the LOC121685907 gene encoding uncharacterized protein C6orf118-like isoform X2 codes for MFRFDDTKPNPAMCDLQSPQPSDLLWERQKLLQGLERAHNADIKAYVSGHLSPNSFHQKRPYGRPKRPIWAMAEAPGEDWELDLEAFVREQQESTALVEDMKEAMTDFTTATTSLQGLDLREDGGSEPRSTRERSRRTAQPRPVLDTSEVFLVKPQRDAACERPATGGNKCGEQQVDQGRFWFTRTHLAGLTRKDQLRMMRQFGLSVVKRQDLTERHCMSGSKVAEAHERKLKQELHKLPVQPGPSRDRLRVFSDVFSDVCDGSPTFGSLLREIKEEYDIYLNSILKFQSCPQDMSVIGTPRELESGIVGEMELEEAEKEVSALAAEARKALEENDRVRNEYLHARDRCPEISEEKADQEVESPEQQEEEAVSVVESIQPKRQLVWRVWEEVQTLEKEIKENMVSTATTSTTEKYIRDAKTEILHLLTANEHLKTSNEDMESNVSAALGGVGVSEEMKEEIWRRIRNALVVTNEEKIVPTQ; via the exons ATGTTTCGATTCGACGACACAAAACCAAATCCAG CAATGTGTGACCTGCAGAGCCCACAGCCCTCTGATCTCCTGTGGGAGCGTCAGAAGCTGCTTCAGGGCCTGGAGAGGGCCCATAATGCCGACATCAAAGCCTATGTCTCCGGTCACCTCAGCCCTAACAGTTTCCATCAAAAGAGGCCTTATGGGAGGCCGAAGAGGCCCATTTGGGCGATGGCCGAGGCCCCCGGCGAGGATTGGGAGCTGGACTTGGAGGCTTTCGTGAGGGAGCAGCAGGAGAGCACTGCCCTAGTGGAGGACATGAAGGAGGCCATGACCGACTTCACCACGGCCACCACCTCCCTTCAGGGCTTAGACCTGAGGGAAGACGGCGGGAGTGAGCCTCGCTCCACAAGAGAGAGGAGCCGCAGGACAGCACAGCCCAGGCCAGTGCTGGACACGTCCGAGGTCTTCCTGGTCAAACCCCAGCGAGACGCAGCATGCGAAAGGCCTGCCACTGGGGGCAACAAATGTGGGGAGCAGCAGGTGGACCAGGGCAGGTTCTGGTTCACTCGGACCCATCTGGCCGGCCTGACCCGGAAGGACCAGCTGAGGATGATGAGGCAGTTCGGCCTGAgtgtggtgaagaggcaggACCTGACGGAAAGGCACTGCATGAGCGGGAGCAAGGTTGCCGAGGCCCACGAGAGGAAACTGAAGCAG GAACTACACAAACTCCCTGTCCAGCCGGGTCCCAGCAGAGATCGTCTCAGGGTGTTCAGTGACGTCTTCTCTGACGTGTGTGACGGGTCGCCTACGTTTGGCAGCCTCCTCAGAGAAATCAAG GAGGAATATGATATCTACCTGAACTCCATTCTTAAGTTCCAGTCTTGCCCTCAGGATATG TCCGTAATTGGCACTCCGAGGGAGCTGGAGAGCGGGATTGTGGGGGAGATGGAGCTTGAGGAGGCTGAGAAGGAGGTATCGGCACTGGCTGCTGAGGCTCGCAAAGCCCTGGAGGAGAACGACAG AGTCAGAAATGAGTACCTGCATGCTCGGGACAGATGCCCAGAAATCTCAGAGGAGAAAG CTGACCAGGAAGTGGAAAGCCCGgaacagcaggaggaggaggccgtGTCTGTGGTGGAGAGCATCCAGCCCAAGAGGCAGCTGGTGTGGAGAGTGTGGGAGGAGGTCCAGACCCTGGAGAAGGAGATCAAAGAGAACATGGTCTCCActgccaccacctccaccacagagAAGTACATCCGGGACGCCAAG ACTGAAATCCTGCATCTGCTAACTGCAAATGAACATTTGAAGACTAGCAACGAG GATATGGAGAGTAACGTCAGCGCTGCTCTGGGCGGTGTGGGGGTCAGCGAGGAGATGAAGGA agAGATTTGGAGGAGGATCAGGAATGCTCTGGTGGTCACCAATGAAGAGAAGATTGTCCCCACCCAGTAA